The stretch of DNA CATTGATGAGTTGAAAAAGGAGCATGAACCAGAGTATGTCTTTTTATATTGGGATGAATTGAGATAAGCATCTTAAGAAGAGAAAATGAAATGGATATTGGTTAGAATAATACCAAAATAAAGCAATTCTCCTTATTGAGAATTGCTTTCAATCTGCCAAAATTAGCAGTAGGATATTCAAGTAGTCTGATAGTTGAATAAGAAATAAGCTTTCATAACAACTGACTTGTAATTCGATCCCTATCTCGCCAATGAACATTTAGATGTCTTACGGAATTGCGGTGCGGAGTTATAGGTTTATTTTATGAAGGTCAATGCAATTTTACGTTTCCCCCTAAAGCGTTAAAAGCAAAATTCCATCTGTTATCAATAATTTACATAGATTTAACCTTTATTTTATATTCAGACGATATACTAAACATAGATATGGTGTCGAAAGGGGCAAAGCCTGGATGTCTGAAAAAACTTTATTAGTAGATCGGTTGATTTCGGAAATACGGGGAGGAAAATATAAACCGAATGACAAATTACCATCTGAAAATGAATTAGCAGATCTGTATAAAGTACCAAGAATGGTAATTCGAAAGGTATATGAGCGCTTGCAGGAACTCGGTTATATTTTTTCGAAGCAAGGAAAAGGCAGCTATGTTCAAAATCAAAAACTGCAAATACCGCTTATATTAACCGGGGATGTCAGTTTTACTGAAAAATTGAAGGAATTAAACTATGATTCTAAGACGATCAATCTATCGTGTGAAAAAATTTCATACGATTCCACCATTTATCATACGTTACAAGTGAAACGGGAAGACGCCGTATATAAGATTAGCCGATTACGAATCGTTGAAGATTGTCCAATTGCTGTTCATACATCGTACTTATCTCAATCACTTTTTGAAAATATTGAGAAGGATGGGACGGAAATCCACTCTATTTTTCACTATTATCGACAACAAGGCTACACAGATTTTCAATCTACGCGCAGCCAACTGAGTGTCGTTTTTCCAAGTAAAGTAGAACGAGATCTATTGAAATGCCCCAGCCTAGTACCCCTTTTACTCTTAGAATCAGGATGTATAGATACGAAAACCGGGACAGTGCTTGAATACTCGAAGATTATGTATCGCAGCGATTGTTTTACTTATGTGATCTAAAGGGTGCTGTTACCTTACATAAAGCTCTGAAATAAATAGATGTTTTAAAAAAATCGGCCATTAAGAAGCCGATTTTTTTATTTCCAGAAACGACAGTTATTCTTACGTCATTTACAAAACCAATACAAACTTAACGATTCTTTTACGTTCGCTCACTTGGCAACAAGATAGAGTAAAACATGTAGAACAAAGACATTAGGAGGCCTTAGATGAAAAGAAGACGAAGAACGGAGATATTAATCAATGGCTCTCAAAAACGATCAGAGGACATGGCCGATTGTATAAAAGATAACTACCAGGTGAAGGTCATTCAAGAGCCGGAAAGTGGCTTAGTGATGTTGAAAGTCCGAGAGACTTCCCAAAAAAGCCTGTTTTTCCCTGGTGAAGTGCTGATAACAGAATGTAAGGTTCAAATACAAGGGAGCATTGGAATTGGCATTGTAGCGGGAGATCAACCAGAGCTTTCGTATAACCTTGCTGTGATTGATGCAGCGTATGAAGCGATGCTGCCTGAAACGATTGGGTGGAAGCTGCTGCTTGAAAACGAGGAGAAAATCATTCAGGAGCAGAGAACTGCTGCGAACCATTCTATCTTAAAAACAAAAGTAAACTTTGAAACGATGGATGTTTAATGAGGGGGAAGAGATGTTGAAATTAGATATCGTTCACGATCTTCAATCTGTTTATCGAAAATTGGTGGATTCTACTTCAAGACCAGGGCTCATTTCCGATTTGAGGAAGGAGGCAGTTTTAGTAGAAGAGGAGGCTAAAAAAGGGTGCAGTGCTTCTATTTTATTGGTAGCCCTAACCTTATTTGATCAGGAAGTCTCTTTTAAGGTTTTTTCACCTCGAGCAGATTCTGTTTCGAAAACAATTAATCAATTAACCTATGCAAAGCCGACAGAAGCAAAGAATGCTGATTTTCTATTAATCCTTCAAGATGCTGAGGAAGGATGTTTTGAAGAGGCAATAATCAATGCGAAGGCTGGGACGTTAAAAAATCCACATACATCTGCCTTCATTATCGTTGAAGTGGAATCTGTGACAAGCGGGGAAGCCCTATTGTTAAAAGGACCAGGCATTCACACAACGGAACTTGTTCATGTGGATATCAATGAAAACTGGGTGGAAAGCCGCCACGAAAAAAACAAGGAATATCCGTTAGGGATTGATTTGATTTTTATCGATCAAAATCATCAGCTTTTATCTTTACCTAGAACTACACAAATTACCAGAGATCGGGTGATTGAATGGGATATGTAGCCGTTAAAGGTGGCACGCATGCAATTGAAGAGTCAATCAAGCGTTTGAAATATGAAAGAGTTCATCATGGACAAACCATCGAAGTAGAAAAAATTAAAGCCGGTATGCGCGGATTAGTCGATCAGGTGATGTCAGAAAGCAGTTTATACAATGAGACGTTGGCTGCCCTAGCGATCAAACAAGCAGAAGGAAACCCGGAAGAGGCTGTCTTTCTATTAAGAGCTTATCGTTCGACGGTCCCTCGAAAGCATTATTCAAGAGTGATTGAAACTGGGCAAATGAATGTTGACCGTCGGATCTCTGCAAGCTTTAAAGATATCCCGGGTGGTCAAATTCTTGGGGCAACAACCGATTATACCCATCGATTGCTTGATTTTAACTTAATGGATGAAAGTGATGCCGATGTCCAGGAATGGCTTCATCAATATCTAAATGAAAGTTTTCAAGGTGATGAGCAACAGCTGACTTTACCAAAGGTGCTCGATTATTTACGTAAAGAAGGCTTAATCCCCACTTGTGAAAACAACGATATGGAACCAGATGATGTGACGAGAGAAAGTCTGGAGTTTCCATCGAGCAGAAGCCAAAGACTGCAAATTTTAACAAGAGGAGAAACAGGGGCAATTACTTCCCTTGCCTATGCAGTGATTAGGGGGTATGGAGCTTTGCATCCGACTGTTGGCGAGCTTCGCGTTGGCACTTTGCCAGTTACGATTGATCATCCAACCGATGCTGGTGACGATGATGATGCATTTTATATAGGTGAAGTAAAAGTCACAGAAGTCGAAATGCTAATGCCGGTTACCGTTGAGAAAGAATACGGAAAAAAAGAATTAGAGTTTGAAATCGGCTACGGCCTTGTGTTTGGCCAAAATGAAACAAAGGCGATTGCAATGGGAATTCTGGATAATTGTCTTGAACATCCAACTCCTGACTTTCCTAGCCATAATGAAGAATTTGTTCTTTATCATATTGATTCAGTGGAATCAACGGGCTTTATCTCACATTTGAAAATGCCTCATTATGTTACCTTCCAATCCAAGCTGGATAGTGTAAGGAAAACGAAAAAAGAAGGGATATCAAAAGGACAAGAGGTGAAAAGCTGATGAATACAGCCTATAACTTTGCTTTTTTTGACGAAGGTTCAAAAAGAGAAATTAGAAGAGCCACTCTAAAGGCGATTGCAATTCCTGGTTACCAAGTTCCATTTGCCTCAAGAGAAATGCCGATTGGAAGAGGATGGGGAACCGGCGGTTTGCAGCTGACTCTATCGTTAATTGGCAAAAATGATGTTCTAAAAGTTATTGATCAAGGATCGGATGAATCGGTTAATGCCGTCAATATAAAAAAACTCGTTTCTGATACGACTGGGGTGGCAACAACTGATCTTACCACCGAAGCAACCCTTATTCAATCAAGACATAGAATACCCGAGGTTCCGCTAAAGAAAGATCAGATTCTCATCTTGCAGGTGCCACTTCCTGAACCGCTCCGTTTATTTGAGCCGAGCGAGAATGAAACGAAAATGCTTCACGCAGAGAAAGAATATAGCGGTGCTTGGTTAATGCTGTTTGAACAGATTATGAAATATGGAAGTATGACAACAGGGGCAGATCACCCTGTAATGGTTCAGGATCGCTATGTGATGGCACCAAGTCCGATTCCACGATTTGATAACCCGAAAATGCATGAAAGTGAAGCACTCATTCTGTTAGGGGCAGGTCGTGAAAAGAAAGTGTACGCAGTCCCGCCGTATACAAAGGTCGTATCGCTCGATTTTGAAGATTATCCGTTTGAACCAGAGTCATTTGAAGACAAGCATTGCCGGTTATGTGGTTCATCAGGGGTCTTTTTAGATGAGCTTGTAGATGAAGTAACGAACGAAACGTTTTATCAATGTAATGATACTAGCTATTGTATTGAAACATTAAATGAAGTCGAACCATTTGGAGTGAAATAAATGGCTGAATTTGAAGTTCCGGTTTTATCGATTAAAAACTTAAATAAGCAGTTTGGTTCAGGATGTCCGCATTGTGAAGACGAAGAATCTCCTTCTCTCGTTAAAAATTATTGTCAGGTTTGTGGAACGGTCTATGCATGCAGGGATGTATCCTTTGATGTTTATCCAGGAGAGGTCCTTGGTATTGTCGGAGAGAGTGGCAGTGGAAAATCAACATTGATGCAATGCCTTTACTTTGACCAGGAAGTAACGGATGGAGAGGCCTATCTAGCAGACTATCATAATGGTGAGAAAAATCTTTTTCAAGAGTCTTCTCAACAACAACGGTATATTCGTAACCACATCATGGGGAAAGTCTATCAAAATCCCTTATTGGGTTTAAAAATGAACTTTTCATCGATTGGGAATATTGCCGAGAAGCTTATAGCAGCTGGTAACCAGCATGTAGGAATGATGGAAAACAGAGGGACGGAACTTCTTAATAAAGTAAACATCCCTGTGCATCGCCGAAAAGAGGCGCCGAAAAACTTTTCGGGTGGAATGCAGCAGCGGGTTCAAATTGCCAAAGCTCTTTCCAATCGTCCTCCACTTCTGCTGCTAGACGAGGTAACGACCGGATTGGATCTTTCTGTACAAGCGAGTGTCCTTGACTTAATTAAAAGTCTGCAGCGCGAATTAAATATTAGTATTGTTCTTGTTTCGCATGATTTAGGAGTCATCCGTATGCTGGCAGACCGAACACTTGTGATGTTGGAGGGAAGGGTTATTGAGCAAGGATTAACAGATCAAATCCTTGAGGACCCGCAGCATCGATATACACAGCAGCTTGTTCATTCATTGCTGTAAAAGTCCATTCTTAAATCTAGGGGGAAGTACTTTGTTTGTCATTACAAATGGAAGATTAATCACCGAAGAGGCTGTTTTGTATGGCTATGATCTGTTAATTGAAGAGGATAGAATTGCAAAAATTGCTCCTAAAGGTGAGATTAAATTTGAGGAACAGATCGAGATCATTGATGCAGCAGGAGGATATATTTCTCCAGGTTTTATCGATATACATTCGGACTATATTGAGCATATGGCTGCACCGAGGCCGACCTCATTGATGAATTTTGATTTGGCGTTGCGAGAAACAGAGAAACAGCTTATCTCACACGGTATTACGACGATGTTCCATTCTCTTTCCTTGTTCAAAGGGAGTGATTATGAGTATAAGCCGATTCGTGAGCCTGAAAATGTTCGGAAATTTATTGATTTAATTGACCATACACACAGTATGAAGCATCTTGTCCGCCATCGATTCCATGCGAGATTTGAGATTGATAATGTTGAAGAAATGGAAAATCTCAAAAGTTATATAAAAGAGAACAAAGTTCATTTAGTTTCATTTATGGATCATACTCCTGGGCAAGGGCAGTATCGTCATCTAGAAGTTTACCGAAATACCGTTAAAAGTTATAACAATATCAGTGATTCATCGATTGATGTTCTCATTCATCAACACCAAACGAAAGAGAAGCTATCGATTGACGACATAAAGGAAATCACTCAGCTTGCTCATGACCATGATATTGCTGTTGCTTCCCATGATGACGATAGCCTTGAAAAGCTCGAACTTGTACATAGTTTTGGGACGACCATTAGTGAATTTCCAATCACTCTAGAGGTGGCACGGCGAGCGAAGGAGCTTGGCATGTATACCATTGCCGGTGCTCCAAATGTCCTCCTTGGAGGTTCTCATAGTGGAAACTTGGGAGCAACCGAAGCGATTCAATACCAATCGATTGATATCTTGTGCAGTGATTACTATCCGGCAGCAATGCTTCATTCAATCTTTGAGCTAGTTGAAAAATATGGCATGGATTTAGTGGACATGATGAAGCTTGTCACCATTAACCCAGCAAAAGCAGTAAAAATGGATGGAGAAATTGGCTCTATTCGCGAAGGAAAAAAAGCAGATTTGCTTATCATTGAAAAAATTAGTGATGATTTTCCAGTGATTACGGGAGTATTTGTGGACGGAAAACTGATTCAAAAGACCAATTATCGAATCTAAGCTGAAGAGATGTGTTCAGATAAAGGAGAATACAATTTCTAATTTCAGAAAGCAGGTGAATGGGTGGAAACTCTTCTTGAGATTAAGGACTTATCCAAATCGTTTGAGCTTCATAATTTGGGCAAACATATCAGAGCCGTAAGCAGTGTGGATATACAGATAAAAGAAGGAGAATTTGTCGGGATAACCGGGAAAAGCGGAAGCGGTAAGTCGACGATTTTAAAATGTATTTATGGAACGTATCGTATCCAGCTAGGGAGTATATGGTATCATTCAAAAAAATTTGGAACAATTAATTTAGCAGAGGCAACTGAACGAGAACTGCTTTATTTAAGGAAGCATGAAATAGGCTATGTGTCCCAATTTTTAAATGTCATGCCGCGAACGACGGCCAGACAGCTTGTGAAACAAGCAATCCTTGAAATGGGGGACAATCATGACTTGGCGGAAAAAGAAACAGAGAAGATTCTCGCGCATTTTGAATTGGATGAAGAATTATGGGACAGCTACCCAGCCACTTTTTCCGGAGGTGAAAAGCTGAGGCTTAACATTGCCCGAGCGATGGTGAAAAAACCGAGACTGCTGCTATTAGATGAACCGACAGCAAGTTTAGATCATGATTCTAAAATAAAGGTGAAGCTCCTCATTGAACAGCTCATGAAGGAAGGAACAACCATGCTTGGAATCTTTCATGACCTTGAGTTTATGAATCATCTATGTAATCAAGAGTACAACATGCAAAATGGAATTTTCTCTCATTCTACTAGTTTTACCAACTCTTAACAAATCTTTATATAAGTTTAATAGTAACTTGACAATTCGTTGGTACAGTATGGAAGTGGCCAAATACTAAAAAAAAGCGAGGAGTTTGATGATGAAAAAGACGTTATTATTTTTACTTTCTATCGTTATGTTAGTCGTATTTGCAGGTTGTTCCGCTTCAGCGGGAGCTGGCGATAAAGATACCATTACCATCGCTTGGCTTCCAAATGAATCTGGGGCCGATCTTACGGAAGCTCGTGATGAAATTGGAAAAATAATCGAAGAGAAAACAGGTAAAAAGGTCGAGCATCAAACAACGACAGACTATATTGTTGCCATTGAAGCAGTGGCGAATGGAAATGCGGATATGGCTTTTTTAGGAGCACAAGGATATATTGAAGCGCATAACAAAAATGAAAAAGTTCTTCCTTTGGTGGTCCCTTCTGGTGCGTCTGGTACCTTGGAAGATGCAGTTTATTATAGCTGGTTAGCCGTAAATAAAGACAATGTCGATGAGTATGAGAATGGCGATAAGTTTGCGATTGATAACATTCAAGGCAAGAAATTTTCATTTGTATCCAATAGTTCAACATCCGGTTTCAAAGTTCCATCTACAGGAATTGTTGATTACTTCAGTCAACAGGGAGAGTTCAAAGATTTAACGCCTGAAGATTTGCTTGAAGGCGGCGATGATCAATTCTTTAATGAGGTTTTATACGGAGGTTCTCACCAAGGTTCAGCGGTTAATTTATTATCGGGGAAAGCGGACGTAGCGGCTTTCTGTGATACATGTGTAAACAATTATGTAGAGCTTACTGATGGGGATGTTAACCGACCTGGTGCGGTTTATCAAGTAAAAGCGGATGCAGCGGAACCATTTAACACTGTGGCTGGAAAAGAATTTTCACTGATTTCTGTTACTCCAGTTCTAAATGCACCATTTGTCATCAATTCAGAGACTGTGAATGAAGATCTGAAAGCACAACTTCTTGAAGTGATGACATCAGATGAAATTACGAACAACGAAAAAGTCTTCGTTCCAGAGGATTCCGAGTTTTCAGGATTGTTTAAGAAGACAGCGGACGAGCGTTTAGTAGAAGTAGAGGACGCTTGGTTCAATCCAATTCGTGAGCTTTCGAAATAATTAACCAAATAGCAAGGAGAGTTAACCTATGACAGCCTTATTAGAAGTAAATCATTTGTCCAAACAATTTGGTAGTGATATGAAGGCATTATCGGATGTTAACTTCTTCGTTAATGAAGGAGAGTTTGTTTCGATTATCGGTCCATCAGGAGCGGGGAAATCTACTCTCCTTCGTTGTATTAATCGGATGATTGGTGCTACAAGCGGAGAAATTACTTTTGATAACATGAACGTGATGAATCTGAAGAAAAAGGACTTAAAAAAGGTCCGAACCAAAATTGGAATGATCTTTCAGCATTATAATCTAGTCAATCGCTTAAGTGTGATCGAAAATACGCTTCATGGAAATTTAGGGAAAAAATCAACATTGGCTGGAGTTCTCGGTCTATATAGTCAGGAAGAAAAGGAGCAGGCTGTTAACATTCTACATGTTCTTGGTTTAGACGAACATATTTATAAACGGGCGGATCAATTAAGCGGCGGTCAAAAGCAGCGAGTTGGAATCGCTCGTGCCCTTATTCAAAATCCTCGGATGCTTTTGTGTGACGAGCCGATTGCATCACTTGATCCTAATTCTGCCAAGATCATAATGGATCACTTGAGAAACATTTCAAGGACCATGGGTATTACTGTTCTCGTGAATTTGCATCAAGTGGATGTGGCATTGAAGTACTCGGATAAAATCATTGGGATTAACCATGGTCAAGTCGTTTATAATGGCTCGCCTAAAAACATAACCAAAGAAGATATTCAGCGTATTTATGGATCCGAAGCGGAAGATCTTATTTTTGATATAGGAGGCATCCATGCGAGCTGATTATTTTGCAAAAAAGAAACGAAATTCGCTCTTGTTCCTATCCCTCGTAGGTGCTGTCACGATACTTGCCATTATCATCACGGAGTACAATATCGCCAAAGGCTTTACTTCACTTCCAAAAGCTGTGGAATGGGGCTTGGGAAACTTTTATCCAACACAAGAATCATTAACGAAGCTACCTGATATTCTGGATAAGTTAATCGAAACCCTGTTGGTTTCGATTGCAGCCACTACTACGGGAGCTGTTGCGGCATTACTATTTGCCATTCTTGGATCGAATACGACGAGAGTAAATGCCTTTTTTGGAGGTATTAGCAGAGGAATTGCGACCATTTTTCGAAATATCGACGTGGCAGCCTGGGCTATGATTCTACTATTTTCATTTGGTCAAAGCTCATTAACAGGTTATTTTGCCTTGTTTTTTGGTTCGTTTGGCTTTTTAACAAGAGCTTTTGTTGAAACGATTGATGAGGTCAGCGGAGGCTCGGTTGAAGCGTTACAAGCAACTGGTGCGGGTTACTTTGCGATTATCTTTCAGTCGGTGATTCCAGCAAGCCTTCCACAAATGATCAGCTGGATCTTATTCATGATTGAAACAAATATAAGAAGTGCCACCCTAATAGGTTTGCTTACCGGCTCAGGAATTGGGTTTACTTTTAACTTGTATTATAAAAGTCTAAATTATGATGTCGCTTCTTTGGTTGTCGTCGTCATTATCGCAGCTATATTATTCATTGAATCTGTATCTAATTATGTCAGAAGGGCGGTTTTGTAATGGAAGCAAATCAACAATTAACCTCAGCAAAACAATTACTAGACCCGCAACTGCAAAAAAAAATAAGAATTAAAACCTTGACTAAATCCTCTGTGGTTATTAGAAGCACACTTATCACCCTAGCACTTCTATCGGTTTACGCATTTTTTAGTTTTGATTACAAACAGCTTGATATTGGAGAAGCGGTTTTATCTACTTTGGCGAATCTAAAATCAATGTTTCTAGAGCCACATCTTAAACATTTTACCTTTACCCATGCGCTTTATCAGGTCTTTGTAACGTTGGGACTAGCATTCTTAACGACTTTGTTTGGAGCCATAATCGCTGTGTTTTTGGGATTACTGGCCGCTGAAAATCTGACGAATAAACGAGTTTCTTCCGTGGTTAAGGGAGCTGTTGCTTTAATAAGAGCCGTTCCGACCGTTTTGTGGGTGTTAATTTTTGCGGTGGCTGCAGGTCTCGGGAGTGTAGCGGCTGTCATTGGGATGACGTTCCATTCGGTAAGTTATTTAGTGAAAGCATATTCTGAGTCCTTTGAAGAATTAGACAAAGGCGTCATCGAAGCCCTTCAAGCAAGTGGAGCAAACTGGTGGCAGATTATCTTTCAAGCTGTTATTCCATCTTCTCTCACTTATCTGATTTCTTGGACGTTTCTTCGATTTGAAATTAACTTCGCAGTTGCCATCGCCATGGGTGCAGCCGCAGGTGCTGGTGGAATCGGATTTGACATGTTTATGGCCAGCAGTTTCTACTTAGATATAAGGGAAATCGGGGCAATCACCTATTTTGTCTTAGCCATAGCCATCCTTCTTGAAATGGTAGCGATCCGATTTAAAAAGAGGCTCAAGGTCAATGGGTAAGGTCAACATCTAAGCGTATTAAAGAATTCTTATCATATAATATGGCAGTTTGGAAGCTTTGGGGAGGTATAAAAATACCTCTCTTTTATTTTTTTAGCCATGGGTAGCCATGGTATCCATGGGGACGGTTCTTGTGGTCGGCGCTAGCCAAAAAAACCATGAGAACCGTCCCTGTGGTTTTGGTTTTTATCACAATTGGAGTAGTCGGGTTTGCCACGTGGGTGTCGGATAGCATATTTGCGAAGTATTTAGATTTAGTTGATTTTGGTGACCCAAATGTCGTAGGAATAGGTGAGTTTATCACTTACAACTTCGTTCCTTTGTCACTTTCAGTTATTTATTTGAATTATTTAAATAGAGATCATAAATGGAAATTGGTTATTATATTTACGGTTATTTGTATTTTAATTGAATGGGTTGTGGTTAAGGCAGGTTATATGAAACTTACTCATTGGAATCATCTGTATAGCATTCCTATATTCATTCTCGTGTATCGTTACATCCTGCCACTACACTCAAAAATAATAAAATGTAATAAAGAACATCTTTAACAAACGGGCGTTATTCCAAGAGGGAGTAACGCCTTTATTGATATAGTGCCTTTCGCATTTCGACTTCCTCCTTACCACACTTTAGCGGAAAAGATTGATAAAAAAAAACCAAGAGAACCGTCCCTGTGGCAGGAATTATAGTAAAATGGAAATAATTAGTTTCATAGGAGTTGAATGGATGGTGAATGCAAGTTTGGTCGCCGATTTGCTTGGGAAGCTTGAGGAAGAAAAGGACCAATGGATTTACAATGCGATTGAGCGGTTTGATGGTCAAAAGGTTGAGAAGGGTCAGGGGCTAAATGAACCTGAAAATCAAATTGTGCTCATTAAAAAAATCGAGCAGGGCATTCGCCAGCAGAAGAGTCTCGAACTCGAGCAGCTAGAGATTGAGATGAAGACGTTGGAAGAAGGCATGCCGGATAAACAGCGAACGCTTGAAAACTTGGAGTCCACCGTTGATTTTTTGCAAAAGGAAGTTGCGCTTTACGAGGGTGAACTGGGGCGCTTGGATAAGATTCAGTTGGAAAAATTCCAGTGCTTGTTAGATGAGAGGTTTGAATTTGATAAAAAGAATCAAGTAGTATTTAAGGAACGAAAAATATCCAAGTTAATGGAGAGTTATCAACTGGTTGAGATGGAAATGCTAGAGTTTTATCAAAAGCAGCTTTCTGAGATTTGGCTGTTGTTGACGCGGAGCATGGAGAATACCGCTACCACCGCTAAGTTTGATTTTGAAATCAATCCACCAATAATGGGTTTGGGTTTGAAGCATGGCCGGGGCTTGGATCACTATATAAAGCTAGGAAATTTTGAAGAGGATTTTCGGATTGTGCATGATACATTGGCAGGGAATAACAATCGTGTTTACGAATATTATTTCAACCAGATTAACCAGTTTCAACTGAATGCTAAAGCAGAGATCATGCAGCTATTTAATAGAAAGAACGAGCACAGGTTATTAGCTGAAGAAAAGTTACTAGAGCTGCGGGAAAAGAAAAAGCAAA from Neobacillus sp. CF12 encodes:
- the phnM gene encoding phosphonate metabolism protein PhnM; the encoded protein is MFVITNGRLITEEAVLYGYDLLIEEDRIAKIAPKGEIKFEEQIEIIDAAGGYISPGFIDIHSDYIEHMAAPRPTSLMNFDLALRETEKQLISHGITTMFHSLSLFKGSDYEYKPIREPENVRKFIDLIDHTHSMKHLVRHRFHARFEIDNVEEMENLKSYIKENKVHLVSFMDHTPGQGQYRHLEVYRNTVKSYNNISDSSIDVLIHQHQTKEKLSIDDIKEITQLAHDHDIAVASHDDDSLEKLELVHSFGTTISEFPITLEVARRAKELGMYTIAGAPNVLLGGSHSGNLGATEAIQYQSIDILCSDYYPAAMLHSIFELVEKYGMDLVDMMKLVTINPAKAVKMDGEIGSIREGKKADLLIIEKISDDFPVITGVFVDGKLIQKTNYRI
- the phnC gene encoding phosphonate ABC transporter ATP-binding protein, producing the protein MTALLEVNHLSKQFGSDMKALSDVNFFVNEGEFVSIIGPSGAGKSTLLRCINRMIGATSGEITFDNMNVMNLKKKDLKKVRTKIGMIFQHYNLVNRLSVIENTLHGNLGKKSTLAGVLGLYSQEEKEQAVNILHVLGLDEHIYKRADQLSGGQKQRVGIARALIQNPRMLLCDEPIASLDPNSAKIIMDHLRNISRTMGITVLVNLHQVDVALKYSDKIIGINHGQVVYNGSPKNITKEDIQRIYGSEAEDLIFDIGGIHAS
- a CDS encoding GntR family transcriptional regulator, which encodes MSEKTLLVDRLISEIRGGKYKPNDKLPSENELADLYKVPRMVIRKVYERLQELGYIFSKQGKGSYVQNQKLQIPLILTGDVSFTEKLKELNYDSKTINLSCEKISYDSTIYHTLQVKREDAVYKISRLRIVEDCPIAVHTSYLSQSLFENIEKDGTEIHSIFHYYRQQGYTDFQSTRSQLSVVFPSKVERDLLKCPSLVPLLLLESGCIDTKTGTVLEYSKIMYRSDCFTYVI
- the phnD gene encoding phosphate/phosphite/phosphonate ABC transporter substrate-binding protein, encoding MKKTLLFLLSIVMLVVFAGCSASAGAGDKDTITIAWLPNESGADLTEARDEIGKIIEEKTGKKVEHQTTTDYIVAIEAVANGNADMAFLGAQGYIEAHNKNEKVLPLVVPSGASGTLEDAVYYSWLAVNKDNVDEYENGDKFAIDNIQGKKFSFVSNSSTSGFKVPSTGIVDYFSQQGEFKDLTPEDLLEGGDDQFFNEVLYGGSHQGSAVNLLSGKADVAAFCDTCVNNYVELTDGDVNRPGAVYQVKADAAEPFNTVAGKEFSLISVTPVLNAPFVINSETVNEDLKAQLLEVMTSDEITNNEKVFVPEDSEFSGLFKKTADERLVEVEDAWFNPIRELSK
- the phnG gene encoding phosphonate C-P lyase system protein PhnG, which gives rise to MKRRRRTEILINGSQKRSEDMADCIKDNYQVKVIQEPESGLVMLKVRETSQKSLFFPGEVLITECKVQIQGSIGIGIVAGDQPELSYNLAVIDAAYEAMLPETIGWKLLLENEEKIIQEQRTAANHSILKTKVNFETMDV
- a CDS encoding carbon-phosphorus lyase complex subunit PhnI, with the translated sequence MGYVAVKGGTHAIEESIKRLKYERVHHGQTIEVEKIKAGMRGLVDQVMSESSLYNETLAALAIKQAEGNPEEAVFLLRAYRSTVPRKHYSRVIETGQMNVDRRISASFKDIPGGQILGATTDYTHRLLDFNLMDESDADVQEWLHQYLNESFQGDEQQLTLPKVLDYLRKEGLIPTCENNDMEPDDVTRESLEFPSSRSQRLQILTRGETGAITSLAYAVIRGYGALHPTVGELRVGTLPVTIDHPTDAGDDDDAFYIGEVKVTEVEMLMPVTVEKEYGKKELEFEIGYGLVFGQNETKAIAMGILDNCLEHPTPDFPSHNEEFVLYHIDSVESTGFISHLKMPHYVTFQSKLDSVRKTKKEGISKGQEVKS
- a CDS encoding ATP-binding cassette domain-containing protein, with amino-acid sequence MAEFEVPVLSIKNLNKQFGSGCPHCEDEESPSLVKNYCQVCGTVYACRDVSFDVYPGEVLGIVGESGSGKSTLMQCLYFDQEVTDGEAYLADYHNGEKNLFQESSQQQRYIRNHIMGKVYQNPLLGLKMNFSSIGNIAEKLIAAGNQHVGMMENRGTELLNKVNIPVHRRKEAPKNFSGGMQQRVQIAKALSNRPPLLLLDEVTTGLDLSVQASVLDLIKSLQRELNISIVLVSHDLGVIRMLADRTLVMLEGRVIEQGLTDQILEDPQHRYTQQLVHSLL
- a CDS encoding alpha-D-ribose 1-methylphosphonate 5-phosphate C-P-lyase PhnJ, coding for MNTAYNFAFFDEGSKREIRRATLKAIAIPGYQVPFASREMPIGRGWGTGGLQLTLSLIGKNDVLKVIDQGSDESVNAVNIKKLVSDTTGVATTDLTTEATLIQSRHRIPEVPLKKDQILILQVPLPEPLRLFEPSENETKMLHAEKEYSGAWLMLFEQIMKYGSMTTGADHPVMVQDRYVMAPSPIPRFDNPKMHESEALILLGAGREKKVYAVPPYTKVVSLDFEDYPFEPESFEDKHCRLCGSSGVFLDELVDEVTNETFYQCNDTSYCIETLNEVEPFGVK
- the phnH gene encoding phosphonate C-P lyase system protein PhnH, which gives rise to MLKLDIVHDLQSVYRKLVDSTSRPGLISDLRKEAVLVEEEAKKGCSASILLVALTLFDQEVSFKVFSPRADSVSKTINQLTYAKPTEAKNADFLLILQDAEEGCFEEAIINAKAGTLKNPHTSAFIIVEVESVTSGEALLLKGPGIHTTELVHVDINENWVESRHEKNKEYPLGIDLIFIDQNHQLLSLPRTTQITRDRVIEWDM
- a CDS encoding ATP-binding cassette domain-containing protein, giving the protein METLLEIKDLSKSFELHNLGKHIRAVSSVDIQIKEGEFVGITGKSGSGKSTILKCIYGTYRIQLGSIWYHSKKFGTINLAEATERELLYLRKHEIGYVSQFLNVMPRTTARQLVKQAILEMGDNHDLAEKETEKILAHFELDEELWDSYPATFSGGEKLRLNIARAMVKKPRLLLLDEPTASLDHDSKIKVKLLIEQLMKEGTTMLGIFHDLEFMNHLCNQEYNMQNGIFSHSTSFTNS